AATATCCACCTAAAAGTGCAAAATACGAAATAATTAATAATCCTATTCTAGTAGAGTCTTGTGATAAATCAAAGCCTAAAATATCTTTAAAATCTGTAAGACCGTTGTTTCCACCAAATCCCATATCATTTCTAAAAAATGCTAACATTAAAGCATACGTAAGTGCTTGAGTGATAATTGAAAGATAAACACCTGTAACTCTTGATTTAAATGCTAACCATCCAAATACAAAGGCTAAAAGTGCAGGTACAAACATCACCATTAAGAACATAAACAGTGGATTATCAAAACCATACCAGAACCAAGGTATCTCTTTTAAGTTCATAAATACCATAAAATCAGGTAAATCAGGATTTCCATAAACCCCTCTATCACCTATTTGACGCATTAAATACATACCCATTGCATATCCACCAAGGGCGAAAAATGCTCCATGTCCTAAACTCAATACTCCTAAATAACCCCAAACTAAATCAAGTGCAAGTGCTAAAAGAGCAAATGCTAAATACTTTCCAAGAAGTGTAACTGTAAATGTTGACACGTGAAATATAGAATCTGAAGGAACAGCTAGATTTAAAATAGCTACTAATGCAACTACAATAAATAGTGTTCCTAAAACTATTTTTCCACCTTTATCATTTTCTAAAATTTTTAATATTAATGATTTTCTTTTCATAGTCTAATCCTCTGCATCTCTTCCCTTTTTAGGGAACAGTCCTCTAGGTCTTTTTTGTATAAATAAAATGATAAATACTAAGATAATCACTTTTGCTAAAACCGCAC
This sequence is a window from Poseidonibacter parvus. Protein-coding genes within it:
- the urtC gene encoding urea ABC transporter permease subunit UrtC, with amino-acid sequence MKRKSLILKILENDKGGKIVLGTLFIVVALVAILNLAVPSDSIFHVSTFTVTLLGKYLAFALLALALDLVWGYLGVLSLGHGAFFALGGYAMGMYLMRQIGDRGVYGNPDLPDFMVFMNLKEIPWFWYGFDNPLFMFLMVMFVPALLAFVFGWLAFKSRVTGVYLSIITQALTYALMLAFFRNDMGFGGNNGLTDFKDILGFDLSQDSTRIGLLIISYFALLGGYLLCRFIMNSRLGRVIISIRDEESRVRFIGYKVEQYKLFIFIVSAVLAAIAGALYVPQVGIINPGVFSPLFSIELVIWVAVGGRGTLYGAIIGAIIVNFASSYFTSALPEIWLYALGGMFVLVTLFLPKGVVGLISNIKDKLNTKKELA